One segment of Coffea arabica cultivar ET-39 chromosome 7c, Coffea Arabica ET-39 HiFi, whole genome shotgun sequence DNA contains the following:
- the LOC140010420 gene encoding F-box protein At5g07610-like, which yields MDRGKRPGKYVGATSHKIYMDLKDIIREHALQYLPAKSLFRFQSVCRDWKLQISSPFFAHNQSHSFRSILGLFGQTPGEPPSFLSFDAKSCGVPDPLLMFIPEPVEILSSSNGLLCCKSCSVEKVYYICNPVTQQWKKLPISNAHHGSDPAIVLVFEPSLLNFDADFKLICAFPSNDFDDAIEFEIYSSRDGSWKTSGEICFASKTLVPTSGIHVKNVVYWNLKQGGVLAFDLIKDRSQLIQGYYGAKGTLGNVNGKLCSVSWCGRELYLHALANVHSNTMQMTSHVKMWEQKHVVLESRFLGGDVADAKVIFAGGDMLVIQCRSSIYLHNLKTQETKALSILIKNHSRCLPYVNSIVNI from the coding sequence ATGGATCGTGGAAAGAGGCCTGGTAAGTATGTTGGTGCGACGAGCCATAAGATCTACATGGACCTCAAGGATATCATCAGAGAACATGCGCTACAATATCTTCCTGCTAAGTCACTTTTCAGGTTCCAGAGTGTTTGCAGGGACTGGAAGCTCCAGATTTCATCTCCATTTTTTGCCCACAATCAGTCCCACTCTTTTCGCTCCATTTTGGGTCTTTTTGGTCAGACTCCTGGAGAACCACCGTCATTCCTCTCTTTTGATGCAAAATCTTGTGGTGTCCCAGACCCTCTTTTGATGTTTATCCCTGAACCTGTTGAGATCCTGTCTTCATCCAATGGGTTGCTTTGCTGCAAATCTTGCTCTGTGGAGAAGGTTTACTACATCTGCAATCCTGTTACCCAACAGTGGAAGAAACTTCCAATATCAAATGCTCATCATGGGTCTGATCCTGCAATTGTGCTCGTCTTTGAACCATCACTGCTGAACTTTGATGCCGATTTCAAACTGATTTGTGCCtttccatccaatgattttgATGACGCAATTGAATTTGAGATATATTCCTCGAGGGATGGTTCCTGGAAAACGTCAGGGGAAATCTGTTTTGCTTCTAAGACTCTTGTTCCAACATCTGGGATTCATGTGAAAAATGTCGTCTATTGGAATCTGAAACAAGGCGGTGTTCTTGCGTTTGATCTAATCAAGGATAGGTCACAGCTAATCCAAGGGTATTATGGTGCTAAAGGAACTCTGGGTAATGTGAACGGAAAGCTTTGTTCAGTTTCCTGGTGTGGCCGTGAACTTTATCTGCATGCATTGGCAAATGTGCATTCAAACACAATGCAAATGACGAGTCATGTTAAGATGTGGGAACAGAAACATGTAGTTCTTGAAAGTAGATTCCTTGGTGGAGATGTAGCTGATGCGAAGGTCATCTTTGCTGGTGGTGACATGCTGGTGATTCAGTGTCGGAGTAGCATCTATTTACATAACTTGAAGACACAAGAAACTAAAGCATTGAGCATCCTAATAAAAAACCATAGTAGGTGCCTTCCTTATGTGAACAGTATCGTCAACATCTAA
- the LOC113697835 gene encoding proline-rich receptor-like protein kinase PERK15 isoform X2, translating to MEKNDGGESPKDSSPPNPSPAPEASPPPPPPASDASPPGNSTTSPPPPPPSQPNSPAPTSSQSPPPLPPKQGSPSSSPPPPPPQRSGTPSGNTTSPPSGSNPVAPAAPGRSTHPSRGAPAAQNSPPSSGSSGSDSSPSSDSGPIIAGVVVAGAVAVAFLLVWLMCSKKKKKQPYYMDHGRPPKDAYYNGSSLRNNPNPEHVVKVPPPPGGMAGPGGGWAAAPLTPDGNASSEYSSNFGHNPASLPPPSPGLGGFNKSQFRYEELAAATGGFSQANLLGQGGFGYVHKGVLTDGREVAVKSLKSGSGQGEREFQAEVEIISRVHHRHLVSLVGYCIADGQRMLVYEFVTNKTLEFHLHGKGQPVMDWAVRLRIALGSAKGLAYLHEDCYPKIIHRDIKAANILLDDKFEAMVADFGLAKLSSDNYTHVSTRVMGTFGYLAPEYASSGKLTEKSDVFSYGVMLLELITGKRPVDPTNKFMEDSLVDWARPLLSKALEDGDYSETVDPRLEGNYVAHEMARMIAAAAACIRHSARRRPKMSQIVHALDGDSSLEDLNNGPKQNQKGGFGSQGAVESQTYDTRMYNADMNRFRKMIMNTQEYNSSEFGATSDYGLNPSASSSDSRESAAEHQKPKPSTGLTAGH from the exons ATGGAAAAGAACGATGGAGGCGAATCTCCCAAGGATTCAAGCCCACCAAATCCGTCACCCGCTCCAGAAGCatctccaccaccacctcctcctgCATCCGACGCATCGCCTCCTGGGAACTCCACCACTTCTCCACCTCCTCCACCACCTTCACAACCAAACTCCCCTGCTCCAACCTCTTCACAATCACCACCCCCACTCCCACCCAAACAAGGCTCTCCCTCGTCCTCGCCTCCCCCGCCACCACCACAGCGGAGCGGAACGCCATCAGGGAACACTACATCACCTCCCAGCGGGTCCAATCCAGTTGCTCCTGCGGCCCCTGGGAGATCAACACACCCATCTCGCGGTGCCCCTGCAGCACAAAACTCCCCACCTTCTTCAGGCTCCTCTGGTAGTGACTCCTCACCATCTTCTGACTCCGGACCAATTATTGCTGGAGTAGTTGTGGCAGGAGCTGTGGCTGTTGCTTTTCTCTTGGTTTGGCTTATGTGttccaagaaaaagaagaaacagcCATACTATATGGATCATGGACGTCCCCCGAAAG ATGCATACTATAATGGCTCCAGTCTTCGGAACAACCCGAACCCAGAGCACGTTGTTAAGGTTCCACCACCACCAGGTGGGATGGCAGGCCCCGGTGGTGGCTGGGCTGCTGCACCTCTAACACCCGACGGAAATGCAAGCAGTGAATATAGCTCAAACTTTGGGCATAATCCTGCAAGTTTACCACCTCCATCACCAGGTCTAGGTGGATTTAACAAGAGCCAGTTCAGGTACGAGGAGCTAGCTGCGGCTACTGGTGGGTTTTCTCAAGCTAATTTGCTGGGCCAAGGTGGATTTGGGTATGTACACAAAGGTGTACTGACTGATGGAAGGGAGGTCGCTGTTAAGAGCTTGAAGTCAGGTAGTGGGCAAGGCGAGAGAGAATTTCAGGCTGAGGTCGAAATCATTAGCCGTGTCCATCATCGGCaccttgtgtcacttgttggaTACTGTATTGCTGACGGACAAAGGATGTTGGTTTATGAATTTGTTACAAACAAGACCTTGGAGTTCCATCTTCACG GAAAGGGTCAGCCGGTCATGGATTGGGCGGTTAGGCTTCGGATTGCATTAGGATCAGCAAAAGGGCTGGCTTATCTCCACGAAGATT GCTATCCTAAAATTATCCACCGTGACATCAAGGCAGCCAACATTCTACTCGACGACAAGTTTGAAGCTATG GTGGCAGATTTTGGATTGGCAAAGCTCTCTTCTGATAATTATACTCATGTCTCAACTCGCGTCATGGGGACTTTCGG GTATCTGGCTCCTGAGTATGCATCGAGTGGAAAGCTAACAGAAAAATCAGATGTCTTCTCATACGGGGTCATGCTCTTAGAGCTCATAACTGGGAAGAGACCTGTTGATCCCACCAATAAATTCATGGAAGATAGTTTGGTGGACTGG GCTCGACCACTACTTTCTAAGGCACTTGAAGATGGTGACTATAGTGAGACAGTTGATCCACGTTTAGAAGGAAACTATGTCGCCCATGAGATGGCTAGAATGATAGCCGCCGCCGCTGCATGTATTCGTCATTCTGCTAGAAGACGCCCAAAAATGAGCCAG ATTGTGCACGCCCTGGACGGAGATTCGTCACTGGAGGACTTGAACAATGGTCCAAAGCAAAATCAAAAAGGTGGCTTTGGTTCACAAGGCGCGGTCGAGTCACAGACGTATGACACTAGAATGTACAATGCTGACATGAACAGGTTCAGGAAGATGATAATGAATACCCAGGAGTATAACAGCAGCGAATTCGGTGCAACTAGTGACTATGGGCTGAATCCGTCTGCTTCAAGCAGTGACTCCAGAGAGTCTGCTGCTGAGCACCAGAAGCCGAAACCATCGACCGGCCTAACTGCTGGACACTAG
- the LOC113699315 gene encoding uncharacterized protein, protein MQASKMLLLFSTSPPHLRHHRYNCSTARRPNGCSLPLKVQAMAEEQTESGNGIIDKAAIAGGLISTPVIAWSLYTLKTTGCGLPPGPGGSIGALEGVSYLAVVGIVVWSAYTKAKTGSGLPNGPFGLLGAVEGLSYLSLLAITVVFGLQFAEKGSLPGPLPSDQCFG, encoded by the coding sequence ATGCAAGCTTCAAAGATGTTGCTCTTGTTCTCCACGTCTCCACCGCACTTGCGGCACCACCGGTATAATTGCTCCACTGCCCGCCGCCCAAATGGGTGCTCTCTGCCTCTTAAAGTACAAGCCATGGCAGAGGAGCAAACCGAAAGCGGGAACGGAATCATAGACAAAGCAGCCATTGCTGGGGGATTGATCTCTACACCAGTAATTGCGTGGTCACTGTACACCCTCAAGACCACCGGCTGCGGCCTCCCACCGGGACCAGGGGGATCCATAGGCGCCCTGGAAGGCGTGAGCTACCTAGCTGTGGTGGGGATTGTGGTTTGGTCGGCATATACCAAAGCCAAAACGGGCTCGGGGCTTCCAAACGGGCCTTTTGGGTTGCTGGGAGCTGTTGAAGGCTTGTCGTACTTGTCCCTTCTTGCAATTACAGTTGTTTTTGGCCTGCAATTCGCCGAGAAGGGTTCCCTTCCCGGGCCACTGCCTAGTGATCAGTGCTTTGGTTGA
- the LOC113699370 gene encoding plant-specific TFIIB-related protein 1, producing MRCPYCSAAQGRCTTTSSGRSITECTSCGRVVEERQSQSHHLFHIRAQDSPLCLVTSDLPTLPVPATTDSNPTSNSDDDDPFEPTGFITAFSTWSLEPYPLFAQSSISFAGHLAELERVLETTSSSSSCSSSSGSNSSGPSVVVDNLRAYLQIIDVASILGLDYDISDHAFQLFRDCSSATCLRNRSVEALATAALVQAIREAQEPRTLQEISIAANLPQKEIGKYIKILGEALQLSQPINSNSISVHMPRFCTLLQLNKSAQELATHIGEVVINKCFCTRRNPISISAAAIYLACQLEDKRKTQAEICKVTGLTEVTLRKVYKELLENWDDLLPSNYSPVVPPEKAFPMATIASGRSSTPRADLVEVPSSDKQTESKNPRTSDVLDTCHVAKNKEETENRDSIHRSQSLPMHRTPILWKSQPPVRSATVNTPADKIHNITQEMDIDPRSQTGSDEKVVASSMRPVLFSAPTSSAGSLSWPLHTTSSGFSPSGQQLVHPRNMASNGLDEMTPRQNENKKGDQRFDT from the exons atgcgGTGCCCGTACTGCTCGGCGGCGCAGGGGCGGTGCACCACCACGTCAAGCGGCCGGTCAATAACCGAGTGCACCTCCTGCGGCCGCGTAGTAGAGGAACGCCAAAGCCAATCCCACCACCTCTTCCACATTCGCGCTCAAGACTCTCCTCTCTGTCTGGTCACTTCCGACCTCCCCACTCTCCCTGTCCCCGCCACCACTGACTCCAACCCCACATCCAACTCCGACGACGACGACCCCTTTGAGCCCACAGGCTTCATCACCGCTTTCTCAACGTGGTCTCTCGAGCCATACCCATTATTCGCTCAGTCTTCGATTTCCTTCGCCGGTCACCTAGCTGAGCTGGAAAGAGTCCTGGAAACGACGTCGTCCTCCTCTTCCTGTTCTTCTTCTTCCGGGTCGAATTCTTCTGGGCCTTCAGTGGTTGTGGATAATTTGAGGGCGTATTTGCAGATTATTGACGTGGCTTCAATACTGGGGCTTGATTATGATATATCTGATCACGCTTTTCAGCTTTTTAGGGATTGTTCTTCCGCTACTTGCTTGAGAAATCGAAGCGTTGAAGCTCTTGCTACTGCTGCGCTTGTTCAAGCCATCAGAGAAGCTCAAGAACCCAGAACCCTCCAG GAGATATCAATTGCTGCTAATTTACCCCAGAAGGAGATCGGAAAGTATATAAAGATACTTGGAGAAGCTCTTCAATTAAGTCAACCTATTAATAGCAATTCCATATCGGTTCATATGCCGAGGTTCTGTACGCTTCTCCAGCTCAACAAATCAGCTCAG GAGCTGGCGACTCATATTGGTGAGGTTGTTATCAACAAATGTTTCTGCACTCGTAGAAATCCTATTAGCATTTCGGCAGCTGCTATATACTTGGCCTGCCAACTGGAGGATAAACGCAAGACCCAGGCTGAGATCTGTAAGGTCACTGGACTTACTGAAGTGACACTTCGTAAGGTTTACAAGGAACTATTGGAGAATTGGGATGATCTGCTGCCATCAAATTACAGCCCAGTTGTCCCTCCAGAGAAAGCATTCCCAATGGCAACTATTGCCTCAGGTCGTTCTTCGACACCTAGAGCTGATTTAGTTGAAGTGCCCTCCTCTGACAAGCAGACTGAAAGCAAGAATCCTAGAACAAGTGATGTTCTAGATACATGCCATGTCGCTAAAAATAAAGAGGAAACTGAAAATAGAGATAGCATCCATAGGAGTCAAAGTCTTCCAATGCACAGAACACCAATTTTGTGGAAATCCCAGCCTCCAGTTAgaagtgctacagtaaatacACCTGCTGACAAGATTCACAATATAACTCAGGAAATGGATATTGATCCAAGGAGCCAGACTGGGTCAGATGAAAAAGTCGTAGCCAGTTCTATGAGGCCTGTCCTTTTTTCTGCTCCTACTTCCAGTGCAGGTTCCCTCTCTTGGCCATTGCATACAACATCATCAGGGTTTTCTCCATCTGGTCAGCAGCTTGTGCATCCACGTAATATGGCTTCCAATGGTTTGGATGAAATGACCCCACgtcaaaatgaaaataaaaaggggGACCAACGTTTTGACACGTGA
- the LOC113697835 gene encoding proline-rich receptor-like protein kinase PERK15 isoform X1, with translation MEKNDGGESPKDSSPPNPSPAPEASPPPPPPASDASPPGNSTTSPPPPPPSQPNSPAPTSSQSPPPLPPKQGSPSSSPPPPPPQRSGTPSGNTTSPPSGSNPVAPAAPGRSTHPSRGAPAAQNSPPSSGSSGSDSSPSSDSGPIIAGVVVAGAVAVAFLLVWLMCSKKKKKQPYYMDHGRPPKGLSDAYYNGSSLRNNPNPEHVVKVPPPPGGMAGPGGGWAAAPLTPDGNASSEYSSNFGHNPASLPPPSPGLGGFNKSQFRYEELAAATGGFSQANLLGQGGFGYVHKGVLTDGREVAVKSLKSGSGQGEREFQAEVEIISRVHHRHLVSLVGYCIADGQRMLVYEFVTNKTLEFHLHGKGQPVMDWAVRLRIALGSAKGLAYLHEDCYPKIIHRDIKAANILLDDKFEAMVADFGLAKLSSDNYTHVSTRVMGTFGYLAPEYASSGKLTEKSDVFSYGVMLLELITGKRPVDPTNKFMEDSLVDWARPLLSKALEDGDYSETVDPRLEGNYVAHEMARMIAAAAACIRHSARRRPKMSQIVHALDGDSSLEDLNNGPKQNQKGGFGSQGAVESQTYDTRMYNADMNRFRKMIMNTQEYNSSEFGATSDYGLNPSASSSDSRESAAEHQKPKPSTGLTAGH, from the exons ATGGAAAAGAACGATGGAGGCGAATCTCCCAAGGATTCAAGCCCACCAAATCCGTCACCCGCTCCAGAAGCatctccaccaccacctcctcctgCATCCGACGCATCGCCTCCTGGGAACTCCACCACTTCTCCACCTCCTCCACCACCTTCACAACCAAACTCCCCTGCTCCAACCTCTTCACAATCACCACCCCCACTCCCACCCAAACAAGGCTCTCCCTCGTCCTCGCCTCCCCCGCCACCACCACAGCGGAGCGGAACGCCATCAGGGAACACTACATCACCTCCCAGCGGGTCCAATCCAGTTGCTCCTGCGGCCCCTGGGAGATCAACACACCCATCTCGCGGTGCCCCTGCAGCACAAAACTCCCCACCTTCTTCAGGCTCCTCTGGTAGTGACTCCTCACCATCTTCTGACTCCGGACCAATTATTGCTGGAGTAGTTGTGGCAGGAGCTGTGGCTGTTGCTTTTCTCTTGGTTTGGCTTATGTGttccaagaaaaagaagaaacagcCATACTATATGGATCATGGACGTCCCCCGAAAGGTCTGTCAG ATGCATACTATAATGGCTCCAGTCTTCGGAACAACCCGAACCCAGAGCACGTTGTTAAGGTTCCACCACCACCAGGTGGGATGGCAGGCCCCGGTGGTGGCTGGGCTGCTGCACCTCTAACACCCGACGGAAATGCAAGCAGTGAATATAGCTCAAACTTTGGGCATAATCCTGCAAGTTTACCACCTCCATCACCAGGTCTAGGTGGATTTAACAAGAGCCAGTTCAGGTACGAGGAGCTAGCTGCGGCTACTGGTGGGTTTTCTCAAGCTAATTTGCTGGGCCAAGGTGGATTTGGGTATGTACACAAAGGTGTACTGACTGATGGAAGGGAGGTCGCTGTTAAGAGCTTGAAGTCAGGTAGTGGGCAAGGCGAGAGAGAATTTCAGGCTGAGGTCGAAATCATTAGCCGTGTCCATCATCGGCaccttgtgtcacttgttggaTACTGTATTGCTGACGGACAAAGGATGTTGGTTTATGAATTTGTTACAAACAAGACCTTGGAGTTCCATCTTCACG GAAAGGGTCAGCCGGTCATGGATTGGGCGGTTAGGCTTCGGATTGCATTAGGATCAGCAAAAGGGCTGGCTTATCTCCACGAAGATT GCTATCCTAAAATTATCCACCGTGACATCAAGGCAGCCAACATTCTACTCGACGACAAGTTTGAAGCTATG GTGGCAGATTTTGGATTGGCAAAGCTCTCTTCTGATAATTATACTCATGTCTCAACTCGCGTCATGGGGACTTTCGG GTATCTGGCTCCTGAGTATGCATCGAGTGGAAAGCTAACAGAAAAATCAGATGTCTTCTCATACGGGGTCATGCTCTTAGAGCTCATAACTGGGAAGAGACCTGTTGATCCCACCAATAAATTCATGGAAGATAGTTTGGTGGACTGG GCTCGACCACTACTTTCTAAGGCACTTGAAGATGGTGACTATAGTGAGACAGTTGATCCACGTTTAGAAGGAAACTATGTCGCCCATGAGATGGCTAGAATGATAGCCGCCGCCGCTGCATGTATTCGTCATTCTGCTAGAAGACGCCCAAAAATGAGCCAG ATTGTGCACGCCCTGGACGGAGATTCGTCACTGGAGGACTTGAACAATGGTCCAAAGCAAAATCAAAAAGGTGGCTTTGGTTCACAAGGCGCGGTCGAGTCACAGACGTATGACACTAGAATGTACAATGCTGACATGAACAGGTTCAGGAAGATGATAATGAATACCCAGGAGTATAACAGCAGCGAATTCGGTGCAACTAGTGACTATGGGCTGAATCCGTCTGCTTCAAGCAGTGACTCCAGAGAGTCTGCTGCTGAGCACCAGAAGCCGAAACCATCGACCGGCCTAACTGCTGGACACTAG
- the LOC140010419 gene encoding acidic leucine-rich nuclear phosphoprotein 32-related protein-like codes for MDEIWERAVETALDGQTDVASVRTLTLDGAVKCVHGRLPPPSLFEKFHSLQHLSIANIGVSSLEQFPRLQNLQKLILSDNRIAGGLEFLVEAGLDSLRDLDLSNNRIQDINDLRPLAELRLVSLDLYECPVTRVKDYRSQVFGLIKSLKYLDKMDAEENERPESDDEEEDEEDDEDDPGSGEVDGEDRPFSLNNGHTGGSEGIVDVDEDEESDADEEETETSRGANGVSRAFHHQANGFRVEGVDGEDDEDDDGEGEDEEDNDSVEEIDEEEGDDEDVVEVHEIEDSDDEEDGVDDDDDDEDDDEEEDEEEVDNDEGDFGEPESTGRLTSTEGEIDGHEQGEDDVDEDDNGETGEDEEGIEEGGEYDDEEDAEDEEEDYGAGYLVQPVGQVEVDGGAGDLEPINEDEDPELEEEVEDEEDDEDGEVQEMPPSTTSHKRKRDDDNDDGGGDEDDDDVVEYSKSSKHR; via the exons ATGGATGAGATCTGGGAGAGAGCGGTGGAAACAGCGTTAGACGGCCAAACCGACGTCGCTTCTGTCCGAACGTTAACCCTCGACGGAGCCGTCAAGTGTGTTCACGGCCGTTTACCTCCTCCGTCCCTGTTCGAGAAGTTTCATAGCCTTCAGCACCTTTCCATTGCCAACATCGGCGTTTCCTCTCTAGAACAGTTCCCTAGGCTTCAGAATCTCCAGAAATTAATCCTCTCCGACAATCGTATCGCCGGGGGCCTCGAGTTTCTCGTCGAAGCTGGTCTAGACTCGCTTAGGGATCTGGATTTATCTAATAACCGGATTCAGGATATCAATGATCTCAGGCCTCTAGCGGAGCTCCGCCTTGTTTCCTTGGATCTTTATGAGTGTCCTGTGACCAGGGTTAAGGATTACCGATCTCAAGTTTTCGGGTTGATTAAGTCGTTGAAGTATTTGGATAAGATGGATGCGGAGGAAAATGAGAGACCTGAGTCggatgatgaggaggaggatgaAGAGGACGACGAGGATGATCCTGGAAGTGGAGAAGTCGATGGCGAGGATAGGCCGTTTAGTTTGAATAACGGGCATACAGGTGGGAGTGAAGGGATTGTTGATGTGGATGAGGATGAGGAGAGTGATGCCGATGAGGAGGAGACGGAGACTTCCAGAGGGGCTAATGGGGTCAGCCGAGCTTTTCACCATCAGGCAAATGGGTTTCGGGTTGAGGGGGTGGATGGGGAGGACGATGAGGATGATGATGGAGAGGGGGAGGACGAGGAGGACAACGATTCTGTGGAGGAGATTGATGAAGAGGAGGGCGATGACGAGGATGTTGTTGAGGTTCATGAGATTGAGGATAGTGATGACGAGGAAGATGGGGTggacgatgatgatgatgatgaggacgATGATGAAGAGGAGGACGAGGAAGAGGTGGATAATGATGAGGGCGATTTTGGTGAGCCAGAGAGTACTGGGAGGTTGACAAGCACAGAAGGAGAAATAGATGGGCACGAGCAGGGGGAAGATGATGTGGACGAAGATGATAATGGAGAGACAGGTGAGGATGAAGAGGGTATTGAGGAGGGAGGAGAatatgatgatgaagaagatgctgAAGATGAG GAAGAAGACTATGGAGCCGGTTATCTGGTTCAACCAGTTGGACAGGTTGAAGTTGATGGTGGAGCCGGTGATTTGGAGCCAATAAACGAAGATGAGGATCCCGAGCTGGAGGAAGAGGTTGAAGACGAGGAGGATGATGAAGACGGTGAGGTCCAAGAGATGCCTCCATCAACAACTTCTCATAAGAGGAAGAGAGATGATGATAATGACGATGGAGGTGgtgatgaggatgatgatgacgTGGTGGAGTATAGCAAGTCATCAAAGCACCGTTAG